A region from the Kribbella shirazensis genome encodes:
- a CDS encoding ROK family protein, with the protein MTSTSPGESWTIRPDRGRLRSAQQYDLREQNCSAILRTAMRRGPIARSELSGLTGMATGTVTRLTSLLCEAGLLRELPAEQEHSAPGRPRTPMAIDDREFRVVGVHFGLRRTTVCLLDLRGRLLAETRLPHRRRGFEPLVAQAVEGIQELIAQAPGRILGVGASTGGWVDREAGLVRDHRVLRWHDVPLRDALADGLALPAEVDSSFRALAMAERWFGGAQDVDDLVSLFVGNVVGAGFVLAGQVFRGFRAAAGTVDHLSVGVPAAEVCTCGRRDCLHVVASDLALLARARRAGLIGARGTLEHLVQAARTGDAAADALLVGRAELVGTAAGALVDMLDPEVVVVSGGVVDAPEYLPAVQRGARAYLRDKRPVDVESVVRLSAFGTDGVAVSAASVILDRIYAAPSEFVPSLLELRYG; encoded by the coding sequence GTGACCTCAACGTCGCCGGGCGAGTCCTGGACCATCCGTCCGGACCGCGGGCGACTGCGGTCCGCCCAGCAGTACGACCTGCGCGAGCAGAACTGCTCGGCGATCCTGCGTACGGCGATGCGCCGCGGCCCGATCGCACGGTCCGAGCTGTCGGGGCTGACCGGCATGGCGACGGGTACCGTGACGAGGCTGACCAGTCTGCTGTGTGAGGCGGGCCTGCTTCGTGAACTGCCCGCAGAGCAGGAGCACAGTGCGCCTGGCCGTCCCCGGACACCGATGGCGATCGACGACCGCGAGTTCAGGGTCGTCGGCGTCCACTTCGGACTGCGCCGCACCACCGTGTGCCTGCTCGACCTGCGCGGCCGGTTGCTCGCGGAGACGCGGCTGCCGCACCGGCGCCGGGGGTTCGAGCCGCTCGTCGCGCAGGCGGTCGAGGGGATCCAGGAACTGATCGCGCAGGCGCCCGGCCGGATCCTCGGAGTCGGCGCGAGCACCGGCGGCTGGGTCGATCGTGAGGCCGGTCTGGTGCGTGATCATCGGGTCCTGCGGTGGCACGACGTACCGCTGCGGGACGCGCTCGCCGACGGACTGGCGTTGCCTGCCGAGGTCGATTCCAGCTTCCGTGCCCTGGCGATGGCCGAGCGCTGGTTCGGCGGTGCGCAGGACGTCGACGATCTGGTCAGCCTGTTCGTGGGGAACGTCGTCGGCGCCGGTTTCGTCCTCGCCGGCCAGGTGTTCCGGGGTTTCCGCGCGGCGGCCGGGACTGTCGATCATCTGTCGGTGGGGGTGCCGGCTGCCGAGGTCTGCACATGTGGGCGCCGCGATTGTCTGCACGTGGTGGCGAGTGATCTGGCGCTCCTCGCGCGAGCACGCCGGGCCGGGCTGATCGGTGCCCGCGGCACCCTGGAACATCTCGTGCAGGCGGCGCGGACCGGGGATGCGGCCGCGGACGCACTCCTGGTCGGCAGGGCCGAGCTGGTGGGAACGGCGGCTGGCGCTCTCGTCGACATGCTCGACCCTGAGGTGGTCGTCGTCAGCGGCGGCGTGGTCGATGCGCCGGAGTACCTGCCGGCGGTCCAGCGCGGTGCGCGCGCGTACCTGCGGGACAAGCGGCCCGTGGACGTGGAGTCGGTCGTGCGCCTGAGCGCCTTCGGTACCGATGGTGTCGCGGTGTCGGCCGCCAGCGTGATTCTTGACCGCATCTACGCCGCGCCGTCCGAGTTCGTCCCCAGCCTGCTCGAACTGCGCTACGGGTGA
- a CDS encoding ABC transporter substrate-binding protein produces MTSYNLSRRNLLRLGAAAAGAAAVTSCSRGLGGSSSGGGSDSTLEFMFWGEGDQNKKLIAALDLYQKSEGASKVNPQYSGFSGYYDKLATRVAGGNPPDVFQIHLPYLMEYVKRGAVHPLDEYKGDLGLESMPEYVATTIKADGKYYFALLGAATQPAIIVNTTKLKGLGLAAPGADWTLDQYKATMAEVWGKSGHKLAGTADLGGNPIALESFLRGRGKALFGDGSSLGFAEDDLAAWLQLWQDLRGNGSAVQMAVTAAASGFQNDPVTVGKAAYTGTATSRGLPSMQSLTKDTLSLGTFPSGGPGAQPGTNIIPAGWFAISPKSKNIEGAVSMLKFLTSSPDAAAAMGLARGVPIPEDIRGSVATSATGLNKLVLDNYALVASKGPAALQMYPPGASKLLQTSLPNVNQVVGFGKSTVAQAVTKFFTDAQAALK; encoded by the coding sequence ATGACGTCGTACAACCTCTCCCGGCGGAACCTCCTGCGGCTCGGGGCCGCGGCGGCCGGAGCCGCCGCCGTCACGTCCTGCTCCCGCGGCCTCGGCGGCTCGTCGTCGGGCGGCGGTTCCGACTCGACGCTGGAGTTCATGTTCTGGGGCGAGGGCGACCAGAACAAGAAGCTGATCGCGGCGCTGGACCTGTACCAGAAGTCGGAGGGTGCCTCGAAGGTCAACCCGCAGTACTCCGGTTTCTCCGGGTACTACGACAAGCTCGCGACCCGGGTCGCCGGCGGTAATCCGCCGGACGTGTTCCAGATCCACCTGCCGTACCTGATGGAGTACGTCAAGCGTGGCGCCGTACACCCGCTGGACGAGTACAAGGGCGACCTCGGGCTCGAGTCGATGCCGGAGTACGTCGCGACGACGATCAAGGCGGACGGCAAGTACTACTTCGCGCTGCTGGGCGCCGCGACGCAACCGGCCATCATCGTCAACACCACCAAGCTCAAGGGCCTCGGCCTCGCGGCGCCGGGCGCCGACTGGACCCTCGACCAGTACAAGGCGACGATGGCGGAGGTCTGGGGCAAGAGCGGCCACAAGCTCGCCGGTACGGCGGATCTCGGCGGCAACCCGATCGCGCTCGAGTCCTTCCTGCGTGGCCGGGGCAAGGCCTTGTTCGGTGACGGGAGCTCGCTGGGGTTCGCCGAGGACGACCTGGCCGCCTGGCTGCAGCTCTGGCAGGACCTCCGCGGCAACGGGTCCGCCGTACAGATGGCCGTGACGGCCGCGGCGTCGGGCTTCCAGAACGATCCGGTGACGGTCGGCAAGGCGGCGTACACCGGCACGGCGACGTCGCGGGGTCTGCCGTCGATGCAGAGTCTGACCAAGGACACGTTGAGCCTCGGGACGTTCCCGTCCGGCGGTCCGGGGGCGCAGCCGGGGACGAACATCATTCCGGCCGGCTGGTTCGCGATCTCGCCGAAGTCCAAGAACATCGAAGGCGCCGTCTCGATGCTGAAGTTCCTGACCAGCAGCCCGGACGCGGCCGCCGCGATGGGCCTGGCCCGCGGGGTGCCGATCCCGGAGGACATCCGCGGCTCGGTGGCCACGTCCGCGACCGGTCTCAACAAGCTGGTGCTCGACAACTACGCGCTCGTCGCGTCGAAGGGCCCGGCGGCGCTACAGATGTACCCGCCCGGTGCCAGCAAGCTGCTGCAGACCTCGCTGCCGAACGTGAACCAGGTGGTCGGTTTCGGGAAGAGCACGGTCGCTCAGGCGGTGACGAAGTTCTTCACCGACGCCCAGGCCGCGCTCAAGTGA
- a CDS encoding sulfatase-like hydrolase/transferase: MARRLNVLVVMADEQSWNTMGCTGNPAARTPYLDELAEESTVFDGCYTPFPLCCPARTSLWTGLMPRHHGVLGNWRPIEPQLREAGVARAFADAGYYTHYNGKWHVPGTTPARMGWTSSSAIPAVLNGQDRGRYIEEYRSWAAGKGYTFDPHHIENLTSQDIAALAERPYATSSLPLDAYLETWQCDRFLENLDQRPADTPWLAVCSFNAPHFPMLVPSPYDKLIDREQVRLPESLATGTAGKPREVRESHFARDFEKLSEQDWIEVTSHYLGLCALVDAQLGRIRRYLEDAGEWDRTVVVFTSDHGDMMGAHRLMEKGHWLHYEEDLRVPLIVRHPDGRQSRNANFVSLCDIGPTLCEVAGVPWHEPYDGRSFAAMLGDAAAAPIREYVTAETMLHDGRPGGDGSPFHARDWQWPRDSLNVSVRTSGHRYVFRSHDEAELYDLVDDPHEQRNIAATPEAAPTATRLAGLLADEVADVLPDAATLIRSRSGGLHSTAKGTS; the protein is encoded by the coding sequence GTGGCGCGCCGGTTGAACGTGCTGGTGGTGATGGCTGACGAGCAGAGCTGGAACACGATGGGGTGTACCGGCAACCCGGCCGCGCGCACGCCGTACCTCGACGAGCTGGCGGAGGAGTCGACCGTCTTCGACGGGTGCTACACGCCGTTCCCGCTGTGCTGTCCGGCGCGGACGAGTCTGTGGACCGGCCTGATGCCGCGCCACCACGGCGTCCTCGGGAACTGGCGCCCGATCGAGCCGCAACTGCGCGAGGCGGGTGTGGCGCGGGCGTTCGCCGACGCCGGGTACTACACGCACTACAACGGCAAGTGGCATGTTCCCGGTACGACGCCCGCGCGGATGGGCTGGACGTCCAGCAGTGCGATCCCCGCCGTACTGAACGGTCAGGACCGCGGGCGGTACATCGAGGAGTACCGGTCGTGGGCGGCCGGGAAGGGGTACACGTTCGACCCGCACCACATCGAGAACCTGACCTCGCAGGACATCGCGGCGCTGGCCGAACGGCCGTACGCGACGTCGAGCCTCCCGCTCGACGCCTACCTCGAGACCTGGCAGTGCGACCGCTTCCTGGAGAACCTCGACCAACGTCCCGCCGACACCCCGTGGCTGGCCGTGTGCTCGTTCAACGCGCCGCACTTCCCGATGCTGGTCCCGAGTCCGTACGACAAGCTCATCGACCGCGAGCAGGTCCGGTTGCCCGAGAGCCTGGCGACCGGCACCGCGGGCAAACCGCGGGAGGTGCGCGAGTCCCACTTCGCGCGTGACTTCGAGAAGCTCAGCGAGCAGGACTGGATCGAGGTCACCAGCCACTACCTCGGGCTGTGCGCCTTGGTCGACGCCCAGCTCGGCCGGATCCGCAGGTACCTCGAGGATGCGGGTGAGTGGGACCGGACGGTGGTCGTCTTCACGTCCGACCACGGCGACATGATGGGCGCGCATCGCCTGATGGAGAAGGGCCACTGGCTGCACTACGAGGAGGACCTGCGCGTCCCGCTGATCGTGCGGCACCCGGACGGCCGGCAGAGCAGGAACGCGAACTTCGTGTCCTTGTGCGACATCGGCCCGACCCTGTGCGAGGTGGCCGGCGTCCCGTGGCACGAGCCGTACGACGGTCGCTCGTTCGCCGCCATGCTCGGCGACGCGGCCGCGGCTCCGATCCGCGAGTACGTGACCGCCGAGACGATGCTGCACGACGGCCGGCCGGGCGGTGACGGGTCGCCGTTCCATGCCCGGGACTGGCAGTGGCCCCGGGACAGCCTCAACGTCTCCGTCCGGACCTCCGGGCATCGGTACGTCTTCCGGTCGCACGACGAGGCCGAGCTGTACGACCTCGTCGACGACCCCCACGAGCAGCGCAACATCGCCGCGACTCCCGAGGCGGCGCCGACGGCGACCCGGCTGGCCGGGCTGCTCGCCGACGAGGTGGCCGACGTCCTGCCGGACGCCGCGACCCTCATCCGGTCCCGCTCCGGCGGGCTCCATTCGACAGCGAAGGGCACATCATGA